The nucleotide sequence GATGATGGCTGGATAGATGTTACAAACTTACAAAGCTCTATAGGACTTGCTTATGCTAAAAAAGGAGTTAATGGAAGTTATAGACTTGAGGAGTTAAACTATTCAAGATACGATACAACAAATTTTTCTTTTAATAACTCATATGACCCAAAAACTGGGCAGTATTTTTGGAGAGGCGAGGACTCTTACCAAAATCAGCAATACACTAGATTTATAAATTTATACAATGATTATATGAGCGAACTTAAAAACAGAGATAGCTATATGACAGGTCTAAGCGACGAAGAAAAAGAAAAATATCAAAATGTAAAATCAAGCGTTATGATAGCCGTAGAAAGAGACTTCACATCTGCGACTGGCCTAACATTCACCTTAGATAACTTACAAAAAGTAAAAGATAGCTTTGAAAAAGATAGATATGCTACTGCAAATATGCTTATAGACACTGATATATTAACAGCTATAAAAATAAATAAAAATGGAACATTTACTCTTAAGTTTAATAGCGGAAGAGAGTTTGTAGTAGATAAACTATATAAAGACACAGGCAAAGTATTTGAAGCTGGCATAGAACTAAACTTATCAGAGTTTATGGATGAAAAAGATCTAAACCAAATGGATTTTAGTGTAAGCGCAGCTAAAGTAAGAAATAGCTCAGGAGAGATAGAACTTATATCTTTAAAAGATCTTGGTGTTGAGATGATAAAGAAACTAGCTAATGGAAGATATAAGTTATTTACTGATATACAAAACAACAAAAGCATAACAGTAAGTGATATCTATACTAAATATATATTTGGTGATTCAAATTTGAATAATTTAAATAATTCGAATTCTATAAATAGTTTAAATTTAAATAATTCAAACAAAACCATAGATGAGAAAGATAAATTCTATCCAAAACCTCTTAGAGTTTGGGCGTGAGCTGTAAATTTGTTTATATTTAAATAAATTTTAAGCAAACATCCAGCTTATTTGAATTTAAATATAAGCCTTGCATCAAAAAATTGTCAAAAAGTTACATTATCGATAAAAAAAATATTTTTTTATCGCCGTAAAAGTATTTAAAAGAAAAAATTTGTTAAACTAACCATATTTAAATAGAAGGTTTTATAAATGATAGAAAAGTTTTCTAAAATCGGCTTTGTTCTTGCAATGGCAGGAAGCGCCGTAGGACTTGGAAACGCTTGGAAATTCCCAACTATGGTTGGAAATAACGGCGGTTCGGCATTTATCTTACTTTATGTTTTACTAACTCTTGGTATAGCAGTAGTTGTTTTTTTAGCAGAACTTGCTATAGGAAAACTCGGTGAAACAGATATAGTAGGCTCTCTTTACAAACTAGCACCAAAACACAAAAAGCAGTGGAGTTTGGCTGGATTTTTTATGATAACTGCTGTGCTTATAGCTTCATTTTATATGATAGTTATAGGATGGATTTTAAAATACATATTTATGAGTTTTAGCACTCTTCCTGCTGACGCAACTGCGGCTGGCGCGGCGTTTGGGAATTTAATCACAAATGATTTTATAAGCGTATTTATATGTTTTACGATAGTGTTTTTACTAGTTTTTTATGTAGTATCAAAAGGTATAAAAAGCGGTATAGAAAGACTAAATATTTGGATGATGCCATCGCTATTTGGACTACTCGTGCTGTTGCTTTTATACTCTATATTTCAAAGTGGAGGATTTGTAAGTGCGGTTCAGTTCTTGTTTATTCCAGATTTTAGCAAACTTTTAAATCCTAATATAATACTTCAGGCCTTAGGACTTGCATTTTTCTCTATGTCTATGGGTGTAGGAACTGTTGCTACATACGCTGCTAGTCTTCCAGATGGAACAAATTTGATAAAATCAACTTTCTCTATAGTATCTATAAATATTTTAATCGGTATAATGATGGGACTTGTAGTATTCTCATTTATACCTATACAAGATGGTCAGCCAGCCAGTGAAGGAGCTGGACTCATTTTTGTTTCGCTAACATCTTTATTTGCTCAAATGGGAGTTGTAGGAAATGTTTTATCAGTAGCATTTTTTATATCTTTACTTTTTGCTGGTATAACCTCAGCTGTTTCTATGATCGAACCATTTACGCTTTATCTTATAAATAAATTTAAAATATCTAGAAAAATGTCAATAACTTTTATAGGAATCTTAGTTTATATTCTTGGAATATGTTGTATATTATCATATTATGGAGCTACATCTGCTTCATTTTCTCTTCCAAAAGAGATTTTTGCTACTCAAAAACCAGTTCCGTTTTTTGACGTGCTGGATTTTATGACTTCAAATGTGCTTATGCCGATTGGAGCATTAACATTTAGTATTTTTGTTGGTTGGATTTTAAAACGAGATGGACTATATATCTTATTTTCAGGATTTATTAGTAAAACTTGGTTTGAAATTTGGTATTTTGCGCTTCGTTTTGTCGCACCGATCGCGATAATAGCTATCGGAGTTTATCAGCTAATTAATAAGCTTAATTAATATCTAATATTGTAAAAAGGAAAATAAATGGCAAAGAAATTTATAGATGTGATGGACACCACATTTCGTGATGGTTTTCAATCAGTCTTTGGTGCTAGAGTCTTGATGGATGACTTCTTACCCGCGGTTAGCGCGGCAAAAGAAGCCGGTATAAACCACTTTGAATTTGGCGGTGGGGC is from Campylobacter fetus subsp. testudinum 03-427 and encodes:
- a CDS encoding Na+-dependent transporter, SNF family (Pfam matches to PF00209.14 SNF, and to PF00209.14 SNF) translates to MIEKFSKIGFVLAMAGSAVGLGNAWKFPTMVGNNGGSAFILLYVLLTLGIAVVVFLAELAIGKLGETDIVGSLYKLAPKHKKQWSLAGFFMITAVLIASFYMIVIGWILKYIFMSFSTLPADATAAGAAFGNLITNDFISVFICFTIVFLLVFYVVSKGIKSGIERLNIWMMPSLFGLLVLLLLYSIFQSGGFVSAVQFLFIPDFSKLLNPNIILQALGLAFFSMSMGVGTVATYAASLPDGTNLIKSTFSIVSINILIGIMMGLVVFSFIPIQDGQPASEGAGLIFVSLTSLFAQMGVVGNVLSVAFFISLLFAGITSAVSMIEPFTLYLINKFKISRKMSITFIGILVYILGICCILSYYGATSASFSLPKEIFATQKPVPFFDVLDFMTSNVLMPIGALTFSIFVGWILKRDGLYILFSGFISKTWFEIWYFALRFVAPIAIIAIGVYQLINKLN